One segment of Capillibacterium thermochitinicola DNA contains the following:
- a CDS encoding chemotaxis protein CheA: MTDQRDANFIDSDLLAAFIAETSEQIERLVTILLQIEADKERQSEFIDEMFRLAHNIKGSSGLIGLTEVTEVMHEIENLFSAVRNGQYALDNEAVDLLLSFTDEFSNYLTKNVMTTPFAGEKWLERIKSLTNKESSTRETNQKPVPPLILSEEEKAKVNAWQEEGKCVYEIDLKFSSDAQMRSVSAVIFLRYLRTLGNVLTTAPSEDLIPEENYASFRVVLFTEDQLTPEMEQSILNYPLNNGVQEINIRKWNYRNDDQKGIDPSAGDSLSAGQTIRVKAERIDNVINQLGKLLTIKTSLSHLYQSGYQGKPTWEQLAKILQELDQTVSTLQIGAMDLRMIPVRQLFSRFPKIVRDITKLLGKKVELHFVGEDTEIDKHIGEELIDALTHLLRNAVDHGLEDMETRKKLGKDPTGHITLGARQEGSHIVISVSDDGRGLDLEKIKEKAIATGLISEDNNLSDEEIIRLIFTPGFSTSSQVSEISGRGVGMDVVKTNLKRLQGDIDVQTEPGRGTTFLLRVPLTLAIIQSFMVKVGGQIFGIPVTDVVQSIIIKEEEIHTAGDQLIFYRYPETIPLVDLGEHFRFPFARDKMRIPVVIINSGRGHVGFIVEELIGLEDIMIKPINKAMGEVQQIAGAALLGSGQIGLILNHQLIAQQLLNID, translated from the coding sequence ATGACCGACCAGAGAGATGCCAATTTTATTGACAGTGATCTTTTAGCGGCCTTCATCGCCGAAACCAGCGAACAAATTGAACGCTTGGTGACGATCCTGCTCCAAATCGAAGCTGATAAAGAACGTCAATCCGAGTTTATTGACGAAATGTTCCGGCTTGCCCATAACATTAAAGGGTCCTCCGGATTGATCGGCCTCACTGAAGTAACAGAAGTTATGCACGAGATCGAGAACCTTTTTTCCGCCGTCCGCAATGGGCAGTACGCATTGGACAACGAAGCTGTTGACCTGTTGCTCTCTTTTACCGACGAGTTCAGTAATTATCTGACGAAAAATGTCATGACTACTCCTTTTGCGGGCGAAAAATGGTTGGAAAGAATAAAATCCCTTACGAACAAAGAATCCTCCACCCGCGAAACCAACCAGAAACCGGTCCCCCCGCTCATCCTGAGCGAAGAAGAAAAAGCAAAGGTCAATGCATGGCAGGAAGAAGGAAAATGCGTCTACGAGATCGACCTCAAGTTTTCATCCGACGCGCAAATGCGGAGTGTTTCCGCGGTCATCTTTCTCCGTTATCTTCGTACCCTCGGCAATGTGCTGACCACCGCGCCAAGTGAAGATTTAATTCCAGAAGAAAACTACGCGTCCTTTCGGGTGGTTCTGTTCACCGAAGACCAGTTGACACCGGAAATGGAACAGTCAATCCTTAATTACCCCCTAAATAACGGGGTCCAAGAGATCAATATCCGTAAATGGAATTACCGAAATGATGACCAAAAAGGGATTGACCCCAGTGCCGGCGATAGTTTGTCTGCCGGTCAGACCATCCGCGTGAAAGCAGAACGCATAGATAATGTCATCAATCAACTGGGCAAGCTGCTGACCATCAAAACCAGCCTCTCCCACCTTTACCAAAGTGGCTACCAAGGGAAACCAACCTGGGAACAGTTGGCCAAAATCCTCCAGGAGCTTGACCAAACCGTCTCCACCCTCCAAATTGGGGCAATGGACTTAAGGATGATCCCCGTCCGTCAGCTGTTTTCCCGTTTCCCCAAAATCGTACGGGACATCACAAAACTACTTGGGAAAAAGGTAGAGCTGCATTTTGTCGGAGAAGATACCGAGATCGATAAACACATCGGCGAGGAGCTGATTGATGCTTTAACACACCTCCTTCGCAACGCGGTCGACCACGGGCTTGAAGACATGGAGACCAGAAAAAAACTGGGCAAGGACCCCACCGGCCATATCACCCTTGGTGCCCGCCAGGAAGGTAGTCACATCGTGATCAGTGTTTCCGACGACGGACGAGGCCTTGACTTGGAAAAGATTAAAGAAAAAGCCATCGCCACCGGATTAATCAGCGAAGATAATAATTTGAGTGACGAAGAGATAATCCGTCTCATCTTTACGCCCGGGTTTTCCACCTCTTCACAAGTGAGTGAAATTTCCGGACGGGGCGTTGGGATGGACGTGGTCAAAACCAACCTGAAAAGACTGCAAGGCGATATTGATGTCCAAACCGAACCCGGCCGCGGGACAACCTTTTTGCTGCGTGTGCCTTTAACGTTGGCCATCATTCAATCGTTTATGGTCAAAGTCGGTGGCCAAATCTTTGGGATTCCCGTGACCGACGTGGTACAAAGTATAATCATTAAAGAAGAGGAGATTCATACGGCCGGTGACCAACTGATCTTTTACCGTTATCCCGAAACGATTCCTTTGGTTGATTTAGGCGAACATTTCCGCTTCCCCTTTGCCCGGGATAAAATGCGCATTCCCGTCGTGATCATCAACAGCGGCCGCGGTCATGTCGGTTTCATCGTCGAGGAACTGATTGGACTTGAAGATATTATGATCAAACCA
- a CDS encoding chemotaxis protein CheW: protein MARTDNTMDILNLQFTSSEAEEQLIIFSVGNEEYGLDVLRVQEIIRHVTPTKIPHAPDFVEGVINFRGDVIPTICLRKRFGLPPRTDHEFTVIIVIEMNGKIVGLTVDQVSDILNIPAEQIQVTPELSARPETQYLKAMGKLGNRLILILDLDKIMSINSQEQLEQIIAETNPSVTQD, encoded by the coding sequence ATGGCCAGAACAGATAACACCATGGATATTTTAAACTTGCAATTCACCAGCTCCGAAGCGGAGGAACAGCTTATTATCTTTTCCGTTGGCAACGAGGAGTATGGTCTGGACGTGCTCCGGGTACAAGAAATCATCCGGCATGTCACCCCGACCAAAATACCCCATGCTCCCGATTTCGTGGAGGGCGTCATTAATTTCCGTGGTGATGTGATCCCCACTATTTGCTTACGAAAAAGGTTCGGTCTTCCCCCCCGCACCGACCACGAATTCACGGTGATTATTGTTATTGAGATGAACGGGAAGATTGTTGGGCTTACCGTTGATCAAGTCTCCGATATTCTTAACATCCCCGCCGAACAGATCCAAGTCACCCCGGAGCTCTCCGCCCGTCCCGAAACACAGTACCTCAAGGCCATGGGAAAACTGGGCAACCGGCTGATTCTGATCCTTGATTTGGACAAGATCATGTCCATTAACAGTCAAGAGCAGTTGGAACAGATCATTGCCGAAACCAACCCGTCCGTCACCCAAGATTAA